From the Anser cygnoides isolate HZ-2024a breed goose chromosome 24, Taihu_goose_T2T_genome, whole genome shotgun sequence genome, one window contains:
- the C24H1orf232 gene encoding uncharacterized protein C1orf232 homolog gives MTQGFWGLYKARVLQALGGAQADGALQEEGDPAELMEAAEPPALMEEGPGPVSQLARKVQGVGARGWRTLSSLFAREDEHQLLSPEPCADHPPAASPAEPPPSQKTHGFWDLFATKWQQASAPHQEEPPTEPGESPGEPPGDAGPYDLREPEEGAFRWGFLASKLAEIRNKNAPKGN, from the exons ATGACCCAGGGCTTCTGGGGGCTCTACAAGGCCAGGGTGCTGCAGGCCCTGGGGGGCGCGCAGGCTGACGGGGCGCTGCAGGAGGAG GGGGACCCCGCTGAGCTGATGGAGGCGGCCGAGCCCCCCGCGCTGATGGAGGAGGGACCCGGCCCCGTGTCGCAGCTGGCGAGGAag GTGCAGGGGGTGGGCGCCAGGGGCTGGCGGACCCTCTCGTCCCTCTTCGCCCGCGAGGACGAGCACCAGCTGCTCAGCCCGGAGCCCTGCGCAGACCA CCCGCCGGCTGCCTCACCAGCAGAGCCGCCCCCCTCCCAGAAAACACACGGATTTTGGGATCTCTTCGCTACCAAGTGGCAGCAGGCGTCGGCCCCCCACCAGGAGGAGCCCCCGACGGAGCCGGGCGagagccccggggagccgccAGGGGACGCGGGCCCCTACGACCTGCGGGAGCCGGAGGAAGGGGCCTTCAGGTGGGGCTTCCTGGCCAGCAAGCTGGCTGAAATCCGAAATAAAAACGCCCCCAAGGGCAactag
- the ZNF593 gene encoding zinc finger protein 593, with product MAPRSSRRTGAHRAHSEARRAKTKRRRRDLDEIHADLEPGRAARLLRQEPDPDLPGCAQFYCLHCARYFVDLTSMKEHFRSKVHKKRLKQLSEEPYTQEEAERAAGMGSYIPPKKVHVQTQPLDEAVEMEASS from the exons ATGGCGCCGCGCAGCAGCCGCCGCACGGGCGCGCACCGGGCGCACTCGGAGGCGCGGCGGGCCAAGACCAAGCGGCGCCGCCGGGACCTGGACGAGATCCACGCGGACCTggagcccggccgggccgcCCGGCTGCTGCGCCAGGAGCCCGACCCCGACCTGCCGGGCTGCGCCCAGTTCTACTGCCTGCACTGCGC GCGCTACTTCGTGGACCTGACCAGCATGAAGGAGCACTTCAGGTCCAAGGTGCACAAGAAGAG GCTGAAGCAGCTGAGCGAGGAGCCCTACACGCAGGAGGAGGCCGAGCGCGCCGCGGGGATGGGCTCCTACATCCCCCCGAAGAAGGTCCACGTGCAGACCCAGCCGCTGGACGAAGCGGTCGAGATGGAGGCGTCCAGCTGA
- the LOC106038014 gene encoding protein FAM110D isoform X3 has product MVPLGSSPRAVCSPGSVRLASPGRGVSPLRLLNRGPEYLREQVAGGSGGRAPSAVERLEADKAKYVKSQQVINSRQEPALRGCSPRFSPRGRRLLALQQCHELCQGSDLSRDGPRKPPCPQSPVLRRGGSGKRLLRPDSLIIYRQKRDCPVINKENKGYGLVRRLFQGPLRDKPPSSPPARGLAGAPESPMLWVPTERAEPRTPGTTTSSRSGSGSNIFQLPGGPVAQPPAAPSPAQTPASPSPSKPALGLRLSLPLSEQERFFNYCGLDRALVEGLGQERFVPAGWDNASTKFPGSCEWEPSQASGGSGEDAGPGDEEQDARLCSAVSVVERNARVIKWLYGCQRAWAAAKESTV; this is encoded by the coding sequence ATGGTCCCCCTCGGCAGCTCCCCCCGAGCAGTGTGCTCCCCCGGCAGCGTGCGCCTGGCGTCCCCCGGCCGCGGCGTCTCCCCCCTGCGCCTGCTGAACCGGGGCCCCGAGTACCTGCGGGAGCAGgtggcggggggcagcgggggccgcGCGCCCAGCGCCGTGGAGCGCCTGGAGGCCGACAAAGCCAAATACGTCAAATCGCAGCAGGTCATCAACAGCCGGCAGGAGccggcgctgcggggctgctcgCCCCGCTTCTCCCCCCGCGGCCGGCGCCTGCTCGCCCTCCAGCAGTGCCACGAGCTCTGCCAGGGCTCGGACCTGAGCCGCGACGGCCCCCGCAAGCCGCCGTGCCCCCAGTCCCCCGTGCTGCGGAGGGGCGGCAGCGGCAAGCGCCTGCTGAGGCCCGACTCGCTCATCATTTACCGGCAGAAACGGGACTGCCCGGTCATCAACAAGGAGAACAAGGGCTACGGGCTGGTCAGGCGCCTCTTCCAGGGGCCGCTCAGGGAcaagccccccagctcccccccagcccgcgGGCTGGCCGGAGCCCCCGAGAGCCCCATGCTGTGGGTGCCCACGGAGCGAGCGGAGCCGAGGACACCgggcaccaccaccagcagcagaagcGGCAGCGGCAGCAACATCTTCCAGCTGCCCGGCGGCCCCGTggcgcagccccccgcagcccccagcccggcccagacccccgcctcccccagccccagcaagcCAGCGCTGGGCCTGCGCCTCTCGCTGCCGCTGTCAGAGCAGGAGCGCTTCTTCAACTACTGCGGGCTGGACCGGGCGCTggtggaggggctggggcaggagcggTTCGTGCCGGCGGGCTGGGACAACGCCTCGACGAAGTTCCCCGGCTCCTGCGAGTGGGAGCCCAGCCAGGCctcggggggcagcggggaggacGCGGGGCCGGGCGACGAGGAGCAGGACGCCCGGCTCTGCTCCGCCGTTTCGGTGGTGGAGCGCAACGCCCGCGTCATCAAGTGGCTCTACGGCTGCCAGCGAGCCTGGGCGGCCGCCAAGGAGTCCACGGTGTGA